CCAGCAGCCCGACCAGCAGCGGCGGGATCACCGAGATATAGAGCCCCGAGGTGCGGAACCGCATCTTGAAGGGCAGGGCGTGGACCCAGGTGCGCTGGCGCCGCGCGCTGGCGATTGCGGCGCCGGCGCGGTGGGTTTTGCGGATCGTGTTCAGGCTTTCGACGAACATCAGCGCGCCGACCACGCCGAGAAAGACGACGTAGCAGAGCCGCACCAGCAGATCGACCTGGCCCATGCTCCTGAGATAGTTGAACACGACCACGCCCAGCGCGGCGCCGATCAGGCCGCCGATCAGCAGCACGACACCCATTCGCAGATCGACGGTTCGTTTCCTGAAATGCGCCAGCACGCCGGAAAAGGACGATGCCACGATCTGGTTGGCCTCGGTCGCCACCGCGACGGCGGGGGGAATGCCGATGAAGAACAGCAGCGGCGTCATCAGGAACCCGCCGCCGACCCCGAACATGCCGGACAATATTCCGACCATGCCACCCAGTCCGAGGAGCAGGAAGGCATTTACCGAAACCTCAGCGATGGGTAGGTAGATTTGCATATGTCCTGTTAGGACGGACCGCCCCCCGAAATCAACTGCCCATGCTGCCCTGCAGCAATCACGACATGAAATCGTGATCGATATGGGCCTGTCGGGGGATCAGCGTTCCTTGACGTAGGGTTCGCCACCCGCGCGCGGCGGGATCGCCTTGCCGACGAAACCGGCCAGGATCACGACCGTCAGTATGTAGGGCAGCGCATCCATCACCTGCACCGGGATCACCACGCCGCCGAGGTCGATATTCTGATACCGCAGCGCTACCGCCTGCAGGAACCCGAACAGCAGGCAGGCCCACATCGCATGCCAGGGCCGCCACTTGGCAAAGATCAGCGCCGCCAGCGCGATGAAGCCCCGCCCGGCGGTCATGTCCTTGACGAAACCGGCCTGCAGCGCCGTCGCCAGGTAGGCGCCGGCAATGCCGCAGAGCAGGCCGCAGATCATCACCGCCGCATAGCGCAGCCCCACCACCGAAACCCCGGCGGTGTCCACGGCGGCGGGGTTTTCGCCCACCGCGCGCAGGCGCAGGCCGAACCGGGTGCGGAACAGGATCCACCATGTCGCCGGAACCGCGAGAAAGGCCACATAGACCAGAATGGAATGGCCCGACAGCAGGTCCGAATAGAGCGGCCCGAGAACCGGCACATCCCTGACCGCGTCAGCCAGCGGCAGGTCGATCGGGGCAAAGCGCCCGCCGCCCATCAGCGACGGCGTGCGGCCGCCCTGGGCGAACCAGTCCTGTGCCACCAGGACCGTCATCCCGGCGGCGAGGAAATTGACCGCCACGCCGGAAATCAGCTGGTTGCCGCGAAAGGTGATCGAGGCCAGCCCGTGCAGGGCCGCCAGCACCAGCGACGCGGCGATCCCCGCCAGCAGGCCCAGCCAGACCGACCCCGTGATCGCCGCCAGCGCCGCGGAAAAGAACGCCGCCGCCAGCATCTTGCCTTCGAGGCCGATGTCGAAAATCCCGGCACGTTCCGAATAGAGCCCGGCCAGGCAGGCCAGCAGCAGCGGTGTCGCCAGCCGGATCGAACTGTCGAGAACGGGAATGATCGAGGCGAGAAAATCCATTGGTCAGGGCTCCGATCTGGCCGGTTTCCGCGCGGCAAAGACGCAGGCGCAGCCCGGCAGAATGGCAGCGGCGGCGGGAAAGCCGGGCAGGCGGGGCGTCGCTCCGGTCATGCCTCGCGCCCCTTGCGCAGGCGCAGGAACAGCCGTTCCAGCGGCATCCGCACCATGTTGTCGAGCGCGCCGGTGAACAGGATCACCAGCGCCTGGATGACCACGATCAGTTCGCGCGGGATGCTGGTCCACAGCGCCAGTTCGGCCCCGCCCTGGTAGAGAAACCCGAACAGGATCGCGGCGAGGAACACGCCGAACGGGTGCGACCTCCCCATCAGCGCCACAGCGATGCCGATGAACCCGGCGCCTTCGGTCGCGTTCAGCACCAGCCGTTCGGCTTCGCCCATCACGTTGTTGATCGCCATCAGCCCGGCCAGCCCGCCCGAGATCAGCATCGCGATCATGGTGATGCGATAGGGCGAGATCCCCGCATAGCGCGCGCCGGTCTCGGAATGGCCATAGGCGCGGATTTCGTAGCCCAGCCGCGTGCGCCAGATCAGCGCCCACACCAGTATGCATGCGGCGACCGCCACGATCAGGCTGAAATTCGCTGGCGCGGCCTTGGAAAACCCGATCCCGAACGGTGCGAGGATCTCGTGCAGCGTGGGCAGGTGGACGGCTTCGGGAAACCGGGCGCTGGCCGGGTCCATCGACCCTTGCGGACGCATCACGTTGACCAGCATGTAGTTCAGCACCGCCGCGGCGATGAAGTTGAACATGATCGTGGTGATCACGATATGGCTGCCGCGCCGCGCCTGCAGATAGGCCGGGATCGCGGCCCAGGCGGCCCCGAACAGCGCCGCGCCCGCACAGGCGGCGATCAGCGCCAGGGTCCAGTGCGGCCACGGGATGTAGAGGCAGACCAGCGCCACGCCCAGCCCGCCCAGCATGGCCTGACCTTCGCCGCCGATATTGAACAGCCGGGCATGGAACGCGACCGCGACCGCGAGCCCGGTAAACATGAAATTGGTCGCGTAGTAGAGCGTATAGCCCCAGCCATAGGTCGAGCCGAGCGCGCCCGAGACCATCAGCTTGACCGCGGCCCAGGGGTCTTCGCCGATGCCGAGGATCACCAGCGCCGACAGGATCGCGGCCAGGATCAGCGAAATCAGCGGGATCAGGACCACGTCGGCCCATTTCGGCATCTTGTCCATCACTGAGCCCCCGTGCCGGTCATGCTGCCTCTCCGCTGACGCCCGCCATCAGCAGCCCCAGTTCCTTTTCGTCGGTTTCCGCGGGCAGCCGTTCGCCCATCAGGTGACCGTCGAACATCACCGCGATGCGGTCGGACAGCGAAAAGATCTCTTCCAGTTCCACGCTGACCAGCAGCACCGCCTTGCCCGCGTCGCGCAGGGCGACGATCTGCTTGTGGATGAATTCGATCGCCCCGATATCGACGCCGCGGGTGGGCTGGCCCACCAGCAGCAGGTCGGGGTTGCGTTCGATCTCGCGGGCGACGACGATTTTCTGCTGGTTGCCGCCCGAGAAATTCTTGGCCGTCAGCCAGCCATCGGCCGGGCGCACGTCGAATTTCTCGATCTTGGCATCGGTGTCGCTGCGCAGGGCCGCGTTGTTCATCAACAGCGGGCCGCGCTGGTAGGACGGGTCGTGGTGATAGCCGAACGCCACGTTTTCCCAGGCGTGGAACTCCATAATCAGGCCTTCGCGCTGGCGGTCCTCGGGCACATGGGCGATCCGCTGCGCGCGCCGCGCCTGCCCGTCCGCGCCGGCGCCATCCAGCGCCAGCGGCGACCCGTTCAGCCGGATCGTGCCGGTGGCCGGGCGCATTCCGCCCAGCACCTCGAGCAGTTCGGACTGGCCGTTGCCCGCGACGCCGGCGATGCCGACGATCTCGCCGGCATGCACGGTCAGGTCGATGCCCTTGACGCGTTCCACCCCGTCTTCGTCCACCACCCGCAACCCTTCGATTTCGAGGATCGGCGCGCCAGGGCTGGCCGGGGCCTTGTCCACCCGCAGCAGCACCTTGCGCCCGACCATCAGTTCGGCCAGCTGCTCGGGGCTGGTTTCGGCGGTTTTCACGGTCGCGGTCATCTGGCCGCGCCGCATCACGCTCACCGTGTCGGTGGCCTCCATGATCTCGCGCAGTTTGTGGGTGATCAGGATGATCGTCTTGCCCTCTTCCTTCAGCCGGTGAAGGATGCGGAACAGCTGATCGGCCTCGGCCGGGGTCAGCACGCCGGTGGGTTCGTCGAGGATGAGGATATCGGCCTGCCGGTAGAGCGCCTTGAGGATCTCGACCCGTTGCTGCATCCCCACGCCCAGATCCTCGATCACCGCGTCGGGGTCGACGTTCAGCCCATATTCCTTCTCGAGCTCGATCAGCGTCTGCCGCGCCTTGGCCAGCGACGGGCGCAGCAACCCGCCATCCTCGGCGCCCAGGATGATGTTTTCCAGCACGGTGAAGTTCTCGACCAGCTTGAAATGTTGGAACACCATGCCGATCCCGGCGGCGATGGCGGCCTGGCTGTCGGGGATCTCGGTCTTCTCGCCATGGATCCGGATTTCGCCCGCGTCGGCCTTGTAGAAACCGTAGAGGATCGACATCAGCGTGGATTTCCCCGCGCCGTTTTCGCCGATGATCCCGTGGATCGTGCCCGGCGCGACGGAAATCGAGATATCCTTGTTGGCCTGAACCGGCCCGAAGGCCTTGGAAATGCCCTTCAGCTCGATGGCGGGAGCAGTCATCGCATGTCCTTTCCGGCCGGGGCGGTCCGCTCGATCGCCATTGCCCGGGCGAGGATAACCCGCAAGGGCCGGGTGAGCGTCACGCCGGTCACGTCGGCGGGGCCACCCGGTGGCCGCCCCGCCGATCAGGCGATCAGAAGTTCAGCACCGGGCAGCTGTCATTCTCGTAATAGCTGACCACGCTGATCTCGCCGTCGATGATCTTCTGGCGCGCGTCCTCGGCGGCGGCCTTCATGTCATCGGTGATCAGCGATTCGTTGTTTTCGTCAACGGCATAGCCGACACCGTCCTCGGCCAGCCCCAGCACGAAGACGCCGGGTTCGACGTTCTCGCCGGCTTTCATGGCATTGTAGACCGCCACGTCGACGCGCTTGAGCATCGAGGTCAGCACCTTGCCCGGATGCAGGTGGTTCTGGTTGCTGTCCACGCCGATCGACAGGATGCCCTCGTCGGCCGCGGTCTGCAGCACCCCGACTCCGGTCCCCCCGGCGGCGGCATAGATCACGTCCGCGCCCTGGCTGATCTGCGCCTTGGTCAGTTCGGACCCTTTCACCGGGTCGTTCCAGGCCGCGGGCGTGGTGCCGGTCATGTTGGCGATGATGTTGATGTCGGGATTGGCCGCCTTGGCCCCCTGGGCATAGCCGCAGCCGAAATGCCGGATCAGCGGCACGTCCATGCCGCCGATGAACCCGACCGTGCCGGATTTCGACGCCATCGCGGCGAGCATCCCGACCAGGTAGGACCCTTCATGTTCGGCGAACCCGACCTGCCGGATATTGGGCGCGTCGAGCCAGGTGACATCGATCACGACGAACTTCGTGTCGGGATAATCGGGGGCGACCGTGCTCAGCGGATCGGCCATCGCGAACCCCATCGTGACGATCGGATTGGCCCCGGCCTCGGCAAAGCGGCGCAGCGCCTGTTCGCGCTGGGCCTCGGATTGCAGTTCGATCTCGCGGAAGCTGCCGCCGGTTTCCTCGGCCCAGCGCTGGGCGCCGTTGAACGCGGCCTCGTTGAAGGATTTGTCGAACTTGCCGCCCAGGTCGAAGATCAGCGCCGGTTCCGCCAGCGCGGCGCCCGCACTCAGCGCCAGCGCGGCCGCCGCGCCCATCAGGGATTTCATCATCGTCATTTCGGGTCTCCCGTTGGTTATCTTTTTGTCCCGGCCAGCGACCGGGCCGGACGCGCAAGGGCGCCGGATTACTCAAATAAGGACGCAGCCGGGTCAAAGGGTCAACAGCTTTTTGGGTGCGGCGGTCCGGCGGACGTGGGGTCAGCTCAGCGGGCGTTCCAGGATCAACGCATCGACCGAACCGCCGCCCGCGCGCCGGTAATAGCCGCGCCTCTGCCCGGCCACGCCATAGCCGCAGGCCGCGTAGAGCGCGCGCGCGGCATGGTTGTCGGCGGCCACTTCGAGAAAGGCGCGGGTGGCGCCGCGCCGGGCCGCCGCGGCCTGCCAGGCCCCCATGCAGGCCCGCGCCAGCCCCCGGCGGCGCAGCGCCGGATCGGTGGCGATGGTCAGCAATTCGGCCTCGTCGGCGATCACCCGCGCCAACGCAAAGGCCCGCGCGTCCCCGGCCGCGAAACAATGGGGGGCGGCCTGCAGGTCGGCGAATTCGCGTTCCGACCACGGGCGCGACGGCGGCATCGCTACGGCATGCAGCCGGGCCATCTGCGCGGGCGTGATCACGCCGGTCAATCCAGTCAATCCAGCAGGACCGGCGGCGCCTCGCGCGACGGTGCGGCATCGGCGGGACGCGCATAGAGCGGCGCCGGCGGTTCGGTCTCCGGGCCATGGCGGGTTGCCGCGATCCGGGCGATGGCCCCGGCCAGCCCGGCGGGGCTGGCATCGGCGCATAGCGCGCACCCGGCGGCGGCCGCCTCTGCCCGGGCTTCGTGTTCGGGAACCAGCCGGGGAGGGGCGCCGTCCAGCCAGACCTGGTCGCGCATCCCCGGCACCGCCACGCAGGCCCCCGGCGCGAGCAGCGCCCGCGCCTCGAACCCGGTCACCCCGACCGCGGGAACGCCCAGCCCCAGCGCCAGCCCGCGGGCGGCGGAAACGGCGATGCGGATACCGGTGAAATTGCCCGGCCCGACCCCCACGCCCAGCGCCGACAGGTCGCGCCAGCCGGTGCCGGTTTCGGCCAGTACCTCTTCGAGCAGCGGCATCAGCCGTTCCGCCTGGCCGCGTTTCATCGGCTCCAGGCGGTCCGCCAGCACGCGGTCGCCCGACAGCAACGCGGCCGCGCAATGCGCGGCCGAACAGTCGAAGCCGAGGATGAGCGGCGCGGTCATCGCCCGGGCCGGGGTCAGGCGACCACCGGGCGCACCTCGGTCACTTCGGGGATGTAGTGGCGCAGCAGGTTTTCGATCCCCATCTTCAGCGTCAGGGTCGAGGACGGGCAGCCGGCGCAGGCGCCCTGCATGTGCAGGTAGACCACGCCGCGTTCAAAGCCGTGAAAGGTGATGTCGCCACCATCCTGGGCCACCGCCGGGCGGACCCGGCTGTCCAGCAATTCCTTGATCTGGCTGACGATCTCGGCATCCTCGCCGTCGTGATCGGCATGGCCCGAGGCCACCGCGCCGTCGCCGCTCATCACCGGCTGTCCGGACTGGTAATGCTCCATTACCGCGCCGAGGATGGCCGGTTTGATGTGATCCCAGTCCACGCTGTCGCGTTTGGTGACGGTGACGAAATCATTGCCCAGGAACACGCCGGTCACGCCGTCGACCGCAAAGATCCGCGTCGCCAGCGGCGATTTCCCGGCCGTGTCGGCGCTGGGAAAATCCGCGGTTCCCGCCTCGAGCACGGTCTGGCCGGGCAGGAATTTCAGCGTCGCCGGGTTCGGGGTCGATTCGGTCTGGATGAACATCAGGTTTGCCTCCGCAATATGCAGCCGATATGCGCCCCGGCCGGGGTGAAGTCAAGTTTTGGAATGATTCTAATTCTTCGCCGCCCGGGCAACGGGGATTTGCGCATCATGGCCAGGGGCGGTTTCGGGCGATGCCGACCCCAATCCGCGGCTTTGCCGGGATGACACAAAGCGGGTCGATGATCTGGCGAGCCTTGACCGCGT
This is a stretch of genomic DNA from Pukyongiella litopenaei. It encodes these proteins:
- a CDS encoding sulfite exporter TauE/SafE family protein, which codes for MQIYLPIAEVSVNAFLLLGLGGMVGILSGMFGVGGGFLMTPLLFFIGIPPAVAVATEANQIVASSFSGVLAHFRKRTVDLRMGVVLLIGGLIGAALGVVVFNYLRSMGQVDLLVRLCYVVFLGVVGALMFVESLNTIRKTHRAGAAIASARRQRTWVHALPFKMRFRTSGLYISVIPPLLVGLLVGILAAVMGVGGGFIMVPAMIYILNMPTKVVVGTSLFQIIFVTAFTTMLHATTNYTVDVVLAVLLLVGGVVGAQIGTQIGVRMKAEQLRILLAILVLAVCGKLGLDLLLQPAELFSLGTGGH
- a CDS encoding ABC transporter permease; the encoded protein is MDFLASIIPVLDSSIRLATPLLLACLAGLYSERAGIFDIGLEGKMLAAAFFSAALAAITGSVWLGLLAGIAASLVLAALHGLASITFRGNQLISGVAVNFLAAGMTVLVAQDWFAQGGRTPSLMGGGRFAPIDLPLADAVRDVPVLGPLYSDLLSGHSILVYVAFLAVPATWWILFRTRFGLRLRAVGENPAAVDTAGVSVVGLRYAAVMICGLLCGIAGAYLATALQAGFVKDMTAGRGFIALAALIFAKWRPWHAMWACLLFGFLQAVALRYQNIDLGGVVIPVQVMDALPYILTVVILAGFVGKAIPPRAGGEPYVKER
- a CDS encoding ABC transporter permease, with translation MDKMPKWADVVLIPLISLILAAILSALVILGIGEDPWAAVKLMVSGALGSTYGWGYTLYYATNFMFTGLAVAVAFHARLFNIGGEGQAMLGGLGVALVCLYIPWPHWTLALIAACAGAALFGAAWAAIPAYLQARRGSHIVITTIMFNFIAAAVLNYMLVNVMRPQGSMDPASARFPEAVHLPTLHEILAPFGIGFSKAAPANFSLIVAVAACILVWALIWRTRLGYEIRAYGHSETGARYAGISPYRITMIAMLISGGLAGLMAINNVMGEAERLVLNATEGAGFIGIAVALMGRSHPFGVFLAAILFGFLYQGGAELALWTSIPRELIVVIQALVILFTGALDNMVRMPLERLFLRLRKGREA
- a CDS encoding ABC transporter ATP-binding protein; this translates as MTAPAIELKGISKAFGPVQANKDISISVAPGTIHGIIGENGAGKSTLMSILYGFYKADAGEIRIHGEKTEIPDSQAAIAAGIGMVFQHFKLVENFTVLENIILGAEDGGLLRPSLAKARQTLIELEKEYGLNVDPDAVIEDLGVGMQQRVEILKALYRQADILILDEPTGVLTPAEADQLFRILHRLKEEGKTIILITHKLREIMEATDTVSVMRRGQMTATVKTAETSPEQLAELMVGRKVLLRVDKAPASPGAPILEIEGLRVVDEDGVERVKGIDLTVHAGEIVGIAGVAGNGQSELLEVLGGMRPATGTIRLNGSPLALDGAGADGQARRAQRIAHVPEDRQREGLIMEFHAWENVAFGYHHDPSYQRGPLLMNNAALRSDTDAKIEKFDVRPADGWLTAKNFSGGNQQKIVVAREIERNPDLLLVGQPTRGVDIGAIEFIHKQIVALRDAGKAVLLVSVELEEIFSLSDRIAVMFDGHLMGERLPAETDEKELGLLMAGVSGEAA
- a CDS encoding BMP family lipoprotein; the protein is MTMMKSLMGAAAALALSAGAALAEPALIFDLGGKFDKSFNEAAFNGAQRWAEETGGSFREIELQSEAQREQALRRFAEAGANPIVTMGFAMADPLSTVAPDYPDTKFVVIDVTWLDAPNIRQVGFAEHEGSYLVGMLAAMASKSGTVGFIGGMDVPLIRHFGCGYAQGAKAANPDINIIANMTGTTPAAWNDPVKGSELTKAQISQGADVIYAAAGGTGVGVLQTAADEGILSIGVDSNQNHLHPGKVLTSMLKRVDVAVYNAMKAGENVEPGVFVLGLAEDGVGYAVDENNESLITDDMKAAAEDARQKIIDGEISVVSYYENDSCPVLNF
- a CDS encoding GNAT family N-acetyltransferase — its product is MITPAQMARLHAVAMPPSRPWSEREFADLQAAPHCFAAGDARAFALARVIADEAELLTIATDPALRRRGLARACMGAWQAAAARRGATRAFLEVAADNHAARALYAACGYGVAGQRRGYYRRAGGGSVDALILERPLS
- the tsaB gene encoding tRNA (adenosine(37)-N6)-threonylcarbamoyltransferase complex dimerization subunit type 1 TsaB, which translates into the protein MTAPLILGFDCSAAHCAAALLSGDRVLADRLEPMKRGQAERLMPLLEEVLAETGTGWRDLSALGVGVGPGNFTGIRIAVSAARGLALGLGVPAVGVTGFEARALLAPGACVAVPGMRDQVWLDGAPPRLVPEHEARAEAAAAGCALCADASPAGLAGAIARIAATRHGPETEPPAPLYARPADAAPSREAPPVLLD
- a CDS encoding NifU family protein, producing the protein MFIQTESTPNPATLKFLPGQTVLEAGTADFPSADTAGKSPLATRIFAVDGVTGVFLGNDFVTVTKRDSVDWDHIKPAILGAVMEHYQSGQPVMSGDGAVASGHADHDGEDAEIVSQIKELLDSRVRPAVAQDGGDITFHGFERGVVYLHMQGACAGCPSSTLTLKMGIENLLRHYIPEVTEVRPVVA